From Simonsiella muelleri ATCC 29453:
TTTGGCAATTTTAACCATCACTTCAGGCTTTTTGGCGGCGGCTGCCTGTAAATTTTTGAGACCTGTGCCTGATTTTAAACCTGTTTTTGCAAACGGTTTGGTGTTGCGGTTTGGGTTACTGCCACCGCCCAAAGAACTGCGTTTGGGTTTTACCGCATGGGTTTTGTAGCCGATGAACCAGTCATCAATTTGTTTGTTTAGTTGCTGCATACATCAATCTCCAACTTTCGCTGAATTTAAGCGGTTTTTCTTGCTTTTCCAGTACTTTGTAAACAATATCCGTGTGATAGTCCAAATATTCCACAAATTCATTAAGCTGTTTGGTGGTAAATGAATGCGGCGACATTTCATTAAATTTTCGTGCTATTTGATTGATATTTCGCCCAATTCGTAAAAGCTGGTAATTGTATTGAAACAGAGCTTGAACCGCGTCATTGCCTAAAACAGGTTTTTTTGTAATGTATTCGGCGATGATGTCTCGGGCTACTTCGTTTAAGGTGCTATGTTGTTCTTTGGCTTTTTGGGTCAAATAAACCTGTTGCTTGGGTGGTAATCGCAAGGTTAAACGCTCAAATAATTGTTCTTCATGTGTATTCTCTATTTCAGTCTGCCTGATTTGCGCTTGTAACAATTTTTTGGCGAGTAGAGAAACGCTGGCTTTACCGTAGCGTTCTTTGGCGATTTGCCGCAATTGCTGAATTTCATCAGTAGTTAAGCCATAAACATCTATTTTCTTTGATAAATTTTTCACTTTTTTCTCCGACTATTCATAATTGATTGCGGTATCGTGTTTTAAAGTGCGCCGCCAATACTGTTTTTCACAGCGTTGGCAGTAATAGCGAAAGCGGCGGTCGCTGGCTTCGGTAACCACCACGCCAACACCGCAATTTTGGCAATAAAATTGACGTGGTAAAGTCAAGTCGCCACTAAACTGCTTGACTTTCATTTTCCAAATCTTTCAATAGATTACGGTAATATTCGGCAATCTCATCTTGTTGGCTGGCGGACAGTTTTTGGGTTGCATTGGGCAGTTTTTTCAGGCGAATAAGCTCATCAATTTGGCTTTGGCTTAATCGTTCATGCAACCATGCGGCACTTTCCAAAATATCCTTACTAAACCAATAATTATGACAATGGTGGCAGAGTGCAGCCGCATTGTCGGGGTGGTAACGAATGCTGTAAAAACGCCGTGAAAAATGGTGGGAACATTGCAGAGCTGTTGATTTTTTTGGGTATTGTTTGCCACAGCGTTCGCAACAATAGTTTGCCCTTGCTCTGATGTAGTCTGAAAAGGCTAAATCAGCGGCGGTATGGGTAAAGTTTTCGGTGGGTGTGTCGGGTTTCTCTTTGTGCAGTTTTTTCATTAAAACAATGGTTTCACTCAATAAATCATAGAGCGCGGTTTGCTGAAATTTTTTGCAATCACGTTGCCAAATTTTCAACTGAGCGATGTGTGCTTCAATCGGGTTGCTTTCTTTGAGTTTAATTACGGTCATGGTGTTCTCCCAAAAACAAAACCCTGATTAACCATTTGGCTAAACAGGGTCTTATCTCAAAAATAAAAAATAAAATCAGCGTTCCATTTCCCAATCATTATCACGGCTGGGCGCGCGCTCGTGTTTGGGTTCATGGACTTTTTCAGGCTGCCTGTCTTGCGTTTTCGCAGGGTCAGGCGCGTGATATTTGCCATCACGGATTAAATCGCTTTGGTTCTCGTAAATGGCTTGGCGCGTTTTTTCGTGGAACTCGGCTGGCATATGGCGCATGGCTGCCAATGCTTGCCGCTCGTAAAACCGTGCTTTGTGTTGCTGCTCGGTCGGCAGCGTTGCCAATTTGCTTTCGTATTGCGCTTTGGCGGTGTCGCTGGGCTTGGGCGCGTTGGTCTGCTGCGCTTGTGTGGCATGGGCTTTAACCGTGTCCGCCGCTTTGACTGCTTCAGTTGGAATGGTTTTCATGGTGCTTTCGGGACGTTCAGGCATGGCGGATTGCTGTTTTAGCTTTTCGGCTTCGGCAATACTGTTGGTGGCTCGTTCTTCGCGGCGGCGTTCCAAAATGGTTAAATCTTCGGGGCTGGGTTTGTAGCCTTTGGTGGCAATGCCGCGACTTTCTGCTTCCAACCACATTTGCTGCTTAAATTCTTGGCTGCCTGAAATTTTGATACTGTCCCAACCTTTGGCTTTTGCTACGTCCAACATATCTTGAATGGTTTGTTTGTCGTCTCGGGCGGTGTGTAGGGTTTTGCCTTTGTCTTCAAACAACACCGTTTTGGGATTGTCGGGTGCAGTGTAACGCAACAAATGTGCGCCCATTTCGTAGTTCATCACGCGAAAGCGTTGTACGTCCACAGCCACCATGCGACTTTGCAAATGGGCTGGGATTGTGTAATCCAAACCTGTATTGGCTTGGGATTTTTCCTGCTCGGGGGCAGGGTGTTTAGACTCGTTTTTTTCCTGATTGGGTTCTGCTGTTTCAAGCTCGGTGTTGGTCGGTGTTTGCGTTACGCTGGGATTTTCAGGCTGCCTGAACTCAGTTTTTTTGAGTTCGGCAGGGTCAATTTCGCGCTGGAACGCTTCGTATTCAATGGTATTGGGTAACTCGGGTTCAGGCTCATCAGCCTGATTTTCTTGATGATTGACTGGGGGAACAGGGCTGACTTTTTCATCATCTGCCAATTCAGGGTTTGGGTCTTGGTTTTGTGCGACTTGCGGATGCTCTTTAGGCAAATCTTCAAAATTGTAATCGTAGAAATCAGGGGCGCGCTCGTTTTCAGGCTGCCTGAAATCGGTTTGATTTGGGTTTTCCATCATGGTTTTTTGCTGTGATAATTGTCCAC
This genomic window contains:
- a CDS encoding HNH endonuclease encodes the protein MTVIKLKESNPIEAHIAQLKIWQRDCKKFQQTALYDLLSETIVLMKKLHKEKPDTPTENFTHTAADLAFSDYIRARANYCCERCGKQYPKKSTALQCSHHFSRRFYSIRYHPDNAAALCHHCHNYWFSKDILESAAWLHERLSQSQIDELIRLKKLPNATQKLSASQQDEIAEYYRNLLKDLENESQAV
- the mobC gene encoding plasmid mobilization relaxosome protein MobC, yielding MKNLSKKIDVYGLTTDEIQQLRQIAKERYGKASVSLLAKKLLQAQIRQTEIENTHEEQLFERLTLRLPPKQQVYLTQKAKEQHSTLNEVARDIIAEYITKKPVLGNDAVQALFQYNYQLLRIGRNINQIARKFNEMSPHSFTTKQLNEFVEYLDYHTDIVYKVLEKQEKPLKFSESWRLMYAATKQTN